In Paenibacillus hexagrammi, the following are encoded in one genomic region:
- a CDS encoding CobW family GTP-binding protein: protein MNTKRITVFVLSGFLGSGKTTLLTQAIDHFGEMGRKTAVIMNEIGEVNLDGQLVDASVPMAELLGGCICCSSRGDLAATLHELVLSEKPDMIFIESTGVANPMEILDEITDASLILPVELKAVITVVDAPQLLELSRTSRGKTYRLMQDQIRCANLLLLNKTDLLPPSELTEVDEVVREWNEHAKLEYTVFSRVDMRLLELFEEDNEAVLHAAHTHMTDKGHEHVCTSNCDHHDHDHEHMHSEGHVQAASGHHHHTHDHVMAYTHFFEHPVNSHSFEAFVSKLPQNVYRAKGVLTFSDTPSRFMFQYAYREMDFVKITPKAEVPNVAVFIGEQFSKDAVRSALLELEREEQSL, encoded by the coding sequence ATGAATACCAAGCGCATCACAGTATTTGTGCTTTCCGGTTTTTTGGGAAGCGGGAAGACGACATTATTGACGCAAGCGATTGATCATTTTGGCGAAATGGGCCGTAAAACGGCTGTGATTATGAATGAAATCGGAGAGGTGAACCTTGATGGGCAGCTGGTTGATGCCAGTGTCCCGATGGCCGAGCTTTTGGGTGGCTGTATTTGTTGTTCAAGCAGGGGCGACCTGGCTGCGACTTTACACGAGCTGGTGTTAAGCGAAAAGCCGGATATGATTTTCATTGAATCTACAGGTGTGGCGAATCCGATGGAAATCTTGGATGAAATTACAGATGCTTCGCTAATATTGCCTGTTGAGCTTAAGGCGGTCATCACGGTGGTGGATGCTCCTCAACTGCTGGAATTAAGCCGGACAAGCCGCGGTAAAACATATCGCTTGATGCAGGATCAAATTCGCTGCGCAAACTTGCTGCTGTTGAATAAAACCGATCTGCTGCCGCCAAGTGAGCTTACTGAAGTTGACGAGGTCGTACGTGAATGGAACGAGCATGCGAAGCTGGAGTATACCGTGTTCAGCCGTGTTGATATGAGACTGTTGGAGTTATTCGAGGAAGATAATGAAGCGGTTCTACATGCTGCTCATACACACATGACGGACAAAGGTCACGAACATGTTTGTACAAGTAATTGCGATCATCATGATCATGATCATGAGCATATGCATTCGGAAGGGCACGTACAGGCAGCATCTGGACATCATCATCATACTCACGATCATGTGATGGCGTATACGCATTTTTTCGAACATCCCGTGAATAGTCACTCGTTCGAAGCGTTTGTCAGCAAGCTGCCGCAGAACGTGTACCGGGCTAAAGGGGTTCTCACCTTTTCCGATACGCCTAGTAGGTTTATGTTCCAGTATGCATACCGCGAAATGGACTTTGTCAAAATTACTCCGAAAGCCGAGGTTCCGAATGTAGCCGTATTTATTGGCGAACAATTCTCTAAAGATGCTGTTCGAAGTGCACTATTGGAACTGGAGCGGGAGGAACAATCCCTATAG
- a CDS encoding Fur family transcriptional regulator, translating into MSQHGWRITEQRRSLATLFAESGGYLSPKDVYEYMKVKYPGVSFDTVYRNLRLLSEMGVLEQFHLADGLKFKASCQTHHHHHMICIGCEKTVTFEFCPMKHLTDLPGNFEIQSHRFEIFGYCSDCKASSVAGAHV; encoded by the coding sequence ATGTCTCAGCACGGCTGGAGAATTACGGAACAGCGCCGAAGTTTAGCGACACTATTTGCCGAGTCTGGGGGATACCTGTCACCTAAAGACGTTTATGAATATATGAAGGTCAAATATCCTGGTGTAAGCTTCGATACGGTCTATCGAAACTTAAGGCTGCTTAGCGAAATGGGCGTCCTTGAGCAATTCCACCTGGCCGACGGATTGAAGTTCAAAGCTAGCTGTCAAACTCACCATCATCATCATATGATCTGTATTGGCTGCGAGAAGACGGTAACTTTTGAGTTTTGCCCGATGAAGCACTTGACGGATCTTCCCGGTAACTTTGAAATTCAAAGCCACCGCTTCGAAATCTTCGGTTATTGTTCCGACTGCAAAGCCTCCTCGGTAGCAGGCGCTCATGTTTGA
- a CDS encoding ATP-binding cassette domain-containing protein — protein MTICMKAIQLMKEFAGKTLFEQVDLEIHHGERVALYGRNGLGKTTLLRILAGAVQPDDGRVERRLSMEEWGWMEPLAEEEVTIPTLEFVRMGSPAHNEALRSLKAVEVRMKDASAELETLFAVYQEVSERYLQLDGYEWESRVERMLLRLGLGSELWELPLSSLSGGQKTRAQLARLMVREPQLLLLDEPTNHLDGESLDILEAWLQAYPGTVVFVSHDRQFIDRVATCLYELTPTGCRRYKGGYTEITRQKELERRTQEALYRKQQLMREQLEESIRMYRQWFHQGEKSARQAEVPIQRGYFQARAGTHISRMNAKMKELGRLEADNVEQPRDPAQLKLSLGASEFASSTLVRLSQAAFSYGGDRELLAGVSFSVDRGIDLPCAVPTGRANQHC, from the coding sequence ATGACCATATGTATGAAAGCAATTCAGCTCATGAAGGAATTTGCCGGGAAAACTCTTTTTGAACAAGTAGATCTTGAAATTCACCATGGAGAACGCGTCGCGCTTTATGGACGTAACGGTTTAGGGAAAACTACGCTGCTCCGGATACTCGCTGGGGCGGTGCAGCCGGATGATGGGCGCGTGGAGCGGCGATTAAGCATGGAGGAATGGGGGTGGATGGAGCCGCTTGCGGAAGAGGAAGTAACGATCCCAACCTTGGAGTTCGTTCGGATGGGCAGCCCAGCCCACAACGAGGCGCTGCGCTCGCTCAAAGCTGTAGAAGTGCGCATGAAGGATGCTTCTGCTGAGCTCGAAACTTTGTTTGCCGTCTATCAGGAGGTCTCGGAGCGGTATTTGCAGCTGGACGGCTATGAGTGGGAGTCCCGCGTGGAGCGGATGCTGCTGCGGCTCGGTCTGGGCAGCGAGCTGTGGGAGCTGCCGCTCAGCTCGCTGAGCGGCGGACAAAAGACGCGCGCGCAGCTCGCGCGTCTAATGGTGCGCGAGCCGCAGCTGCTGCTGCTCGACGAGCCCACCAACCACCTCGACGGCGAATCCCTGGATATACTTGAAGCGTGGCTTCAAGCATATCCGGGCACCGTCGTCTTCGTCTCGCACGATCGGCAATTCATCGATCGTGTGGCGACATGCCTGTATGAGCTGACGCCAACAGGCTGTCGCAGATACAAGGGCGGGTATACGGAAATTACCCGCCAGAAGGAGCTGGAGCGCCGCACGCAGGAGGCGCTCTACCGCAAGCAGCAGCTCATGCGCGAGCAGCTGGAGGAGAGCATCCGCATGTACCGGCAGTGGTTCCACCAGGGCGAGAAGAGCGCTCGCCAGGCGGAGGTGCCGATCCAGCGGGGCTATTTCCAGGCTAGGGCCGGTACTCACATTTCGCGTATGAACGCGAAGATGAAGGAGCTTGGCCGCCTGGAAGCGGATAACGTCGAGCAGCCGCGGGATCCGGCTCAGCTCAAACTGAGCCTGGGCGCGAGCGAGTTCGCGTCCTCTACGCTTGTGCGGCTATCGCAGGCCGCATTCAGCTATGGCGGCGATCGGGAGCTGTTGGCCGGGGTCAGCTTCAGCGTGGACCGGGGGATCGACTTGCCGTGTGCGGTCCCAACGGGGCGGGCAAATCAACACTGCTGA
- a CDS encoding ATP-binding cassette domain-containing protein, whose product MCGPNGAGKSTLLKLLTAQLKPAAGSVYVHPQVKIGYFSQELENLDEDATLLEHLLVLPSMTQTLARTILGCFLFSGEDVHKRIGDLSMGERCRAAFLNLYFSGANLLVLDEPTNYLDIDTRERIEHALGQFPGAMVVVSHDRYLIRKLATKLLWLHAGESPASFEGTYDEYMESLHERGQSGASLEISNERRRLELELTQLMTSDQQVNSEQQDHLLQRVREIKARLADLQ is encoded by the coding sequence GTGTGCGGTCCCAACGGGGCGGGCAAATCAACACTGCTGAAGTTGTTGACGGCGCAGCTGAAGCCTGCGGCAGGGAGCGTTTATGTGCATCCCCAGGTGAAAATCGGCTATTTTTCCCAGGAGCTTGAAAACCTGGACGAAGATGCGACGCTGCTGGAGCATTTGCTGGTTCTGCCTTCCATGACACAAACTCTTGCACGTACTATTCTGGGCTGTTTCCTCTTCTCAGGTGAAGATGTGCACAAGCGAATCGGTGATTTGAGCATGGGTGAGCGATGCCGCGCAGCATTCTTGAATCTATACTTCAGCGGAGCGAACTTATTGGTACTGGATGAGCCGACGAATTACCTGGATATTGACACACGTGAGCGGATTGAGCATGCACTGGGACAGTTTCCGGGGGCTATGGTGGTTGTATCGCATGACCGGTATCTAATTCGGAAATTAGCGACAAAGCTGTTATGGCTGCATGCAGGCGAGAGTCCTGCTTCATTTGAAGGAACGTATGACGAATATATGGAGTCCCTGCATGAACGTGGGCAGTCGGGAGCTTCCTTGGAGATCAGCAATGAAAGAAGACGTTTGGAGCTGGAGCTGACGCAGCTGATGACAAGTGACCAACAAGTGAATTCAGAACAACAGGATCATTTGCTGCAGCGGGTGCGGGAAATCAAGGCGAGGCTGGCGGATCTGCAATGA
- a CDS encoding polysaccharide deacetylase family protein: protein MTNRLWLAVLSCMLIQLTAGCGADHNETQREQNYTKQELELSTNDESFDSPEVKESANLPMMPTSIPKLPLASSSPIPTPVIQATPMPTAGPSPSAVPTEELPVAKKATPNPKTAKKQTVAVNQNQSKARSTRRLTLSQLVLKYPNTFKLRGPANEKKIALTFDDGPDSRYTPKVLDVLKENHVKATFFLLGAKSSEHPDVVKRIVREGHVIGNHSYSHANLPKLSVQKFQSQIEDTESVLQSLIGYTPRLIRPPYGAINEEQVKWVADHSYLIINWNVDSLDWKSLKSDQVMQNIMRQTKPGSIILQHSGGADSQDLSGTVQALGPLITKLRAAGYTFVTVPELLQVSKSK from the coding sequence GTGACCAATCGTCTGTGGCTTGCGGTATTATCATGTATGCTTATTCAGCTCACAGCAGGCTGCGGAGCGGACCATAACGAAACCCAACGGGAACAAAACTATACTAAACAAGAGCTTGAGCTTTCAACAAATGATGAATCTTTCGATTCCCCTGAGGTTAAAGAATCAGCAAATCTGCCGATGATGCCGACCTCCATTCCAAAGCTTCCGTTAGCTTCGTCCTCACCGATTCCCACTCCGGTTATACAAGCAACGCCGATGCCGACAGCAGGTCCGAGCCCTTCAGCAGTTCCTACGGAGGAGCTTCCTGTCGCAAAAAAAGCAACTCCGAATCCGAAGACTGCCAAAAAACAGACCGTAGCTGTTAATCAGAACCAATCGAAAGCGAGAAGCACGCGAAGGCTAACCCTTTCTCAGCTTGTTTTGAAGTACCCCAACACCTTCAAGCTGAGAGGGCCAGCTAATGAGAAAAAAATTGCACTTACCTTTGATGATGGACCTGACAGCCGCTATACCCCAAAGGTATTGGACGTTCTCAAGGAAAATCACGTGAAAGCAACGTTCTTCCTGCTGGGAGCTAAGTCGAGCGAACACCCTGATGTGGTAAAACGAATTGTCCGAGAAGGCCATGTCATAGGAAATCATTCTTACAGCCACGCCAATTTGCCTAAGCTATCGGTTCAGAAATTTCAAAGCCAAATTGAGGATACGGAAAGCGTGCTGCAAAGCTTAATCGGGTATACACCGAGGCTCATTCGTCCGCCTTACGGCGCCATCAATGAGGAACAAGTCAAATGGGTCGCAGACCACAGCTATTTAATCATCAACTGGAACGTAGACTCATTAGATTGGAAATCATTAAAATCCGATCAGGTCATGCAAAATATTATGCGGCAAACAAAGCCAGGATCTATCATTCTTCAGCATTCCGGCGGTGCGGATAGCCAAGACCTATCCGGTACGGTTCAAGCCCTAGGACCTCTAATTACCAAGCTTAGAGCCGCTGGGTACACATTTGTTACGGTTCCGGAACTGCTGCAGGTATCCAAAAGCAAGTAA
- a CDS encoding WD40/YVTN/BNR-like repeat-containing protein produces MFNLDLRFISLLVLFVLMGTGCSIYKTAQEVGAADVRPSSTDMRVHTGVEVNVQDAVHAASKDHPIKDIPQGCMVFVDGLFGYGIKQNGSAVELLLTDNGGETWTPRHQLDGVTWVSGLSFLDKDTGWLLAKKDGEDHNELLLTVDGGETWEVISTQLHNLGDLKEQLFFRFFDRQNGMIAWEAPTGMQILRTQDGGLAWNISDNGLLPEGGRGVFTFVSPSKGWYAVSDPKKKLLQLYQTSDGDRWQLSGRLKSELNPIAIAFPSVDDGWILMQNSVSQTWSLVRTSDEGLTWTEHAFPSTFAPMKHRLTLTAVQEDHSWILGSNGLWRSLNGGLNWNRLVL; encoded by the coding sequence ATGTTTAATCTGGACTTGAGATTCATCAGTCTTCTAGTGCTGTTTGTCCTTATGGGCACCGGGTGTTCTATCTATAAGACAGCTCAAGAGGTAGGTGCGGCGGATGTTCGGCCTTCCTCGACAGATATGCGAGTACATACCGGTGTTGAGGTGAATGTGCAAGATGCCGTTCATGCCGCGTCGAAGGATCATCCAATAAAAGACATTCCGCAGGGGTGTATGGTTTTTGTTGATGGGTTATTTGGTTACGGAATTAAGCAGAATGGAAGCGCAGTGGAGCTGCTGCTTACAGATAACGGAGGGGAAACTTGGACACCACGGCATCAATTGGATGGGGTTACGTGGGTATCGGGGTTGTCCTTTTTGGATAAAGATACAGGCTGGCTGCTGGCGAAGAAGGATGGCGAGGATCACAACGAGCTGCTGTTAACAGTAGATGGCGGGGAGACTTGGGAAGTGATTTCAACGCAGCTGCACAACCTTGGAGATTTGAAGGAACAGCTATTTTTTCGTTTTTTTGATCGGCAAAACGGTATGATTGCTTGGGAAGCTCCAACCGGGATGCAAATTTTAAGAACTCAAGACGGCGGTCTTGCTTGGAATATATCCGATAATGGGCTGCTCCCCGAGGGCGGCCGCGGCGTTTTCACATTTGTCTCTCCTTCGAAAGGGTGGTATGCCGTATCCGATCCAAAGAAGAAGCTGCTCCAGCTGTATCAAACAAGCGACGGAGACAGATGGCAGCTCTCTGGCAGGCTAAAAAGTGAGTTGAATCCAATTGCTATTGCGTTTCCTAGTGTTGACGATGGCTGGATCCTGATGCAAAATTCTGTCTCGCAAACGTGGTCACTCGTTCGAACGTCGGATGAGGGTCTGACTTGGACCGAGCACGCCTTTCCCTCTACGTTTGCGCCGATGAAGCATCGCTTAACCTTGACTGCTGTGCAAGAAGACCATAGTTGGATTCTAGGATCCAATGGACTATGGAGATCGTTGAACGGCGGATTGAATTGGAACCGATTGGTGCTTTAA
- the rbsK gene encoding ribokinase, with protein sequence MRPRIAVVGSCNMDLVVSAHRMPRQGETVMGQHIRYVPGGKGANQAVGCARLGADVSMIGAVGCDVFGQGIMHALRDEQIDLSGMLQVEAEPTGTATIIHALQDNSIIVVPGANSCCSPEQVRSFRSRIEQANVLLVQLEVPLETVEAAISIAHEKKIPTVLNPAPAATLPDTILQKVTILTPNETEFEHLTGVSVEQASDETLAGVIREWELQYNHRICLTRGKFGCTYRKENVLVHVPAPHVEVVDTTGAGDAYNAALAYAISLKWPIHRAVSFAVAAGSCSVTRFGAQKGMPNLAVAMEMNSSMNSHNV encoded by the coding sequence ATGCGTCCAAGAATTGCAGTTGTCGGCAGCTGTAATATGGATTTGGTCGTAAGTGCACATCGGATGCCCAGGCAGGGTGAGACTGTCATGGGACAACATATACGATATGTTCCCGGTGGAAAAGGGGCTAATCAGGCTGTTGGTTGCGCACGGTTAGGTGCTGATGTTAGTATGATCGGTGCTGTAGGTTGCGACGTATTTGGGCAGGGAATTATGCATGCATTGAGAGATGAGCAAATTGATTTGAGCGGAATGCTTCAAGTAGAAGCGGAACCTACGGGAACTGCTACGATTATTCATGCCTTGCAAGATAACAGCATCATTGTTGTTCCAGGAGCTAACAGCTGTTGTTCACCGGAACAGGTTCGCTCCTTCCGATCTAGGATCGAACAAGCCAACGTTTTGCTGGTACAGCTTGAGGTTCCACTGGAAACGGTTGAAGCAGCGATCTCTATCGCTCACGAGAAGAAAATTCCGACGGTGTTGAATCCTGCGCCTGCTGCTACATTGCCGGATACGATTCTTCAAAAAGTTACGATATTAACGCCAAATGAAACCGAATTTGAACATTTGACTGGAGTATCCGTCGAGCAGGCATCCGATGAAACATTAGCTGGCGTTATTCGTGAATGGGAGTTACAATACAACCATCGGATATGCCTGACACGAGGGAAATTCGGCTGCACTTATAGGAAGGAAAATGTGCTTGTACATGTACCGGCACCTCATGTGGAGGTCGTAGATACAACCGGAGCAGGGGATGCATATAACGCGGCACTGGCTTATGCCATTAGCTTAAAGTGGCCCATACATAGGGCAGTTTCATTTGCTGTAGCAGCCGGAAGCTGCTCTGTAACCCGTTTCGGGGCACAGAAAGGCATGCCAAACTTGGCAGTAGCTATGGAAATGAATTCGAGCATGAATTCGCATAACGTTTAA
- a CDS encoding CcdC protein domain-containing protein yields MNMEVWIIYGIVAVIIGLIIWLKVKGGNKPIRRKGIGIVLPVFALLLVFGFSLNSLAHIPNHPFHLPAIWELLCAGVLGVAFGSIMLYHTGYEKREDGFVYAKKNKNFKYVIIAVIVIRLALSQYFKGLDYTEFTVLTMVLAYLYICVWRIGSYLKYRKVCKSA; encoded by the coding sequence ATGAATATGGAAGTATGGATTATCTATGGAATTGTAGCCGTAATTATCGGGCTCATCATTTGGTTAAAGGTGAAAGGCGGTAATAAACCTATACGAAGAAAAGGAATCGGCATCGTCCTTCCCGTCTTTGCCTTGCTGCTCGTTTTTGGTTTCTCGCTGAATTCACTAGCTCACATTCCGAATCATCCGTTTCATCTCCCCGCGATTTGGGAATTGCTTTGCGCAGGTGTGTTAGGCGTGGCGTTTGGTAGTATTATGCTCTATCATACCGGCTATGAGAAACGTGAAGACGGGTTCGTTTATGCAAAGAAAAATAAAAACTTTAAATATGTCATCATTGCCGTTATTGTCATTCGGCTGGCTTTGTCTCAGTATTTTAAAGGTCTTGACTATACGGAGTTTACGGTTCTGACCATGGTTCTGGCTTATCTCTATATTTGCGTATGGCGAATCGGAAGCTATCTCAAATATCGTAAAGTATGTAAATCCGCTTAA
- a CDS encoding DUF3231 family protein, translating into MNLNSIPLTSSEIGNLWMTYQEKTMLLRFLEYFLEHAEDQSVHNILQDAYSASDQVVKTIHSIFQNEGAASPLGFTANDVNKRVPKLFDFYYEPMFLNVICKIEASLFSMYFSMSYRQDIRQLFKQLTAEAQDIFDRCSNYLLDKGVLVRPPFMSVPKEISFITDKHYLSGFNLFKEKRSLNAIEISLIHNSIETNLIGMQLMIGFAQVAHNQEVKEYFIKGMKLSKDVETSLGEFMRQDFIEPPATPAGKATNSTIAPFSDKLMMYITNLLGSFGLGSSSLGGAFNLRSDLPLELAKLAQKILPFIKEGGEIMITNGWMEEPPQVEDRRQLTRS; encoded by the coding sequence ATGAATTTAAACTCAATACCATTGACGTCCTCGGAAATCGGAAACTTATGGATGACTTATCAGGAAAAAACGATGCTGCTTCGATTTTTGGAATACTTCCTGGAGCATGCGGAAGATCAAAGCGTACATAACATATTGCAAGATGCTTACTCAGCATCCGATCAAGTTGTTAAAACGATTCACAGCATTTTTCAAAATGAAGGAGCCGCTTCTCCATTAGGTTTTACAGCGAACGATGTGAACAAAAGAGTCCCGAAGCTCTTCGATTTTTATTACGAGCCTATGTTTCTGAACGTCATTTGTAAAATTGAAGCAAGTCTCTTCTCCATGTACTTCAGCATGTCTTATCGACAAGATATCAGGCAGTTATTCAAACAGCTGACCGCCGAAGCTCAAGATATATTTGATCGTTGTTCCAACTATCTGCTGGATAAAGGCGTATTAGTCCGTCCCCCATTCATGTCCGTGCCTAAAGAGATCAGCTTTATCACGGATAAGCACTATCTGTCTGGATTTAATTTATTTAAAGAAAAACGTTCGTTAAATGCAATAGAAATATCCCTAATTCATAATTCCATTGAAACGAATCTAATTGGTATGCAGCTAATGATAGGCTTTGCACAAGTCGCGCACAACCAAGAAGTTAAGGAATATTTTATTAAAGGGATGAAACTTTCGAAGGACGTGGAGACGTCACTTGGTGAGTTTATGCGACAGGATTTCATTGAGCCCCCTGCGACTCCAGCTGGCAAAGCGACCAATTCCACCATCGCACCATTTTCTGATAAGCTAATGATGTACATTACGAATTTACTCGGTTCGTTTGGTTTAGGCAGCAGTTCATTAGGAGGAGCGTTTAATTTACGATCTGATTTGCCTCTAGAGTTGGCGAAGCTAGCTCAGAAAATATTGCCTTTCATTAAGGAAGGAGGAGAAATTATGATTACAAACGGTTGGATGGAGGAACCCCCGCAGGTGGAAGACCGGAGACAATTAACTCGGAGTTGA
- the rsmD gene encoding 16S rRNA (guanine(966)-N(2))-methyltransferase RsmD, whose translation MRVISGNAKGRTLKAVPGMSTRPTTDKVKEAIFSMIGPYFDGGQVLDLFAGTGGLGIEALSRGISKAVFIDVEKKSVDTVHANLQSTGYKDQAEVYRNDAARALKVLAKREQKFDLVFLDPPYKMKVIAELITTMEELGLLSSDVFIVAEHDAGDILPEAIGELEQQRRSEYGETAVTIYTRIS comes from the coding sequence ATGAGAGTCATTTCAGGAAACGCGAAAGGAAGAACACTTAAAGCCGTGCCAGGGATGAGTACGAGACCGACAACGGATAAAGTGAAGGAAGCCATATTCAGTATGATTGGTCCGTATTTCGACGGAGGTCAAGTGCTTGATCTATTTGCAGGCACCGGCGGACTAGGAATCGAAGCATTAAGCCGCGGCATAAGCAAAGCGGTTTTTATTGATGTGGAAAAGAAGAGTGTTGACACCGTGCATGCGAATCTGCAATCAACCGGGTACAAGGACCAAGCCGAAGTATACCGCAATGATGCGGCAAGAGCCTTAAAGGTGCTAGCTAAACGGGAGCAAAAATTTGATCTGGTATTTCTTGATCCTCCTTATAAAATGAAAGTCATAGCAGAGTTGATAACGACTATGGAGGAGCTTGGCCTTCTTTCAAGCGATGTTTTCATAGTGGCCGAGCATGATGCAGGTGATATACTGCCTGAAGCCATCGGCGAGTTGGAGCAGCAGCGAAGGTCTGAATACGGCGAGACGGCCGTAACGATTTATACAAGGATTTCTTAA
- the coaD gene encoding pantetheine-phosphate adenylyltransferase, which translates to MKRQEHGITVAVYPGSFDPVTHGHLDIIHRAAKVFDKLIVAVLNNTSKNPLFSLEERMELIRKVTADLPNVEVDGFRDLLVNYTKKRNVNLIVRGLRAVSDFEYELQMASTNHKLNEDIETFFMTSKPKFSYLSSSIVKEIARFHGPVEDLVPVEVEEALRAKFPAAK; encoded by the coding sequence ATGAAAAGACAAGAACATGGCATCACGGTTGCCGTATATCCCGGCAGCTTTGACCCAGTAACGCATGGTCACCTTGATATTATACATAGAGCGGCTAAGGTGTTTGACAAGCTGATTGTGGCTGTTCTGAACAATACGTCTAAGAACCCTTTGTTTTCGCTGGAAGAAAGAATGGAGCTGATCCGGAAGGTCACCGCCGATTTGCCCAATGTTGAGGTGGACGGATTTCGTGATTTGCTTGTGAACTATACGAAAAAACGTAATGTAAATTTGATTGTTCGCGGGCTCCGTGCGGTATCTGATTTTGAATATGAACTGCAAATGGCTTCGACCAATCATAAATTAAATGAAGATATTGAGACATTCTTCATGACGTCGAAGCCTAAGTTTTCCTATTTAAGCTCCAGCATTGTCAAAGAAATCGCTCGCTTTCACGGACCCGTTGAAGATTTGGTTCCTGTTGAAGTCGAAGAGGCGTTACGTGCCAAATTCCCTGCAGCCAAGTAG
- a CDS encoding nucleoside recognition domain-containing protein has protein sequence MHRTNNRTSSKLTTVLLGAIAAIVVISIILFPDEAFRASLEGLTVWWKLVFPALMPFFILTELLTGLGVIQGVGMLLTPLMRFIFRLPGVSGWALASGLIVGFPAGAKITANLREKSLITQFEAERLNALSHLCSPLFLLTVVGVGFLHSASLGATLAVIHYVSALAVGLLLRIRKSRSAGEQLAPSEHSHNHDHHQTANGSIWQRSSQAMREAYLEDGRSFGKLLGDSVTSSVQTLMLIGGYMMIFSVIIHVVTITHAIDIIRLFAGAAMSFFHLHTDMAPQWTKALFEIYLGSYSLSQTQDIPLVLKIAFISAFLGWGGLSAHAQAAGFHFKTDVRYSPFLIARTLHAAIAFMTTFLLWKPLESVFASAEPSFLRLDLNPVTQTAAHTPLEGGHLWTMWSSVSIQLLLLMGVMILLSLITNLLVGKKFR, from the coding sequence ATGCACCGTACAAATAATCGCACTAGCAGTAAGCTAACAACGGTGCTGCTAGGCGCGATAGCCGCCATCGTTGTGATATCCATTATTTTATTTCCAGATGAAGCCTTTCGAGCATCCCTAGAAGGCTTGACGGTTTGGTGGAAGCTTGTTTTTCCCGCACTGATGCCTTTTTTCATTTTGACCGAGCTCTTGACCGGATTAGGCGTCATTCAAGGTGTCGGGATGCTGCTTACACCGCTTATGCGTTTTATCTTTCGATTACCCGGCGTAAGTGGATGGGCTTTGGCCTCGGGCTTGATTGTAGGATTTCCCGCCGGAGCCAAAATTACCGCAAATCTGCGGGAAAAGAGCCTCATTACTCAATTCGAAGCTGAGCGCTTGAATGCCTTGTCACACCTGTGCAGTCCGCTATTTCTTTTGACCGTGGTAGGGGTCGGTTTTCTACACAGTGCAAGCCTTGGAGCAACGCTCGCTGTCATTCATTACGTATCTGCCTTGGCAGTCGGCCTCTTACTACGTATTCGAAAATCAAGAAGCGCCGGCGAACAGCTCGCACCCTCCGAGCATAGCCACAATCATGATCATCACCAAACCGCCAACGGCTCTATCTGGCAAAGATCTTCACAAGCTATGAGAGAAGCTTATTTGGAAGACGGCCGTTCTTTCGGCAAGCTGCTTGGCGATTCCGTCACCTCGTCTGTACAAACGTTAATGCTCATTGGCGGATACATGATGATATTCTCTGTCATCATCCATGTTGTAACCATCACACATGCCATTGATATTATCCGTTTGTTTGCTGGTGCTGCGATGAGCTTCTTCCATTTGCATACGGACATGGCTCCGCAATGGACCAAAGCATTGTTTGAAATTTATCTAGGCTCCTACTCTCTTAGCCAGACGCAAGACATTCCTCTCGTTCTAAAAATAGCTTTTATCAGCGCTTTCCTTGGTTGGGGCGGATTGTCCGCACATGCACAGGCAGCAGGGTTCCATTTTAAAACCGACGTTCGTTACTCCCCATTCCTGATTGCCAGGACACTCCATGCCGCAATTGCTTTCATGACGACATTTCTCCTGTGGAAGCCCCTTGAGTCGGTGTTTGCCTCGGCAGAGCCCAGCTTCTTACGGTTGGATCTGAATCCGGTGACACAAACAGCAGCTCACACCCCGCTTGAGGGCGGACATCTCTGGACGATGTGGAGCAGCGTCAGCATCCAGCTACTGCTTCTAATGGGAGTTATGATCCTGCTGTCTCTAATTACCAATCTGCTAGTCGGCAAAAAATTCCGCTGA